A single genomic interval of Lactococcus sp. S-13 harbors:
- a CDS encoding nucleoside phosphorylase, producing the protein MWYFEEDNTSPIITGKKQAQSNHGNINLKPLPKTAVLLYMRGLESIKEKYQLELISKKFPRFLNSCPIYKVPESEVCLLDGGRGAPMAVDTIEVLKSYGVENIISIGLMGSIVGGVDVGDIVIPSKAYVEEGASLHYYKKIEYSTPNLELLNVISEKSPDSIVRPIITTDSIYRQTYYKEKLWRNKGCVGIDMETSALFSVGRYLSMNVCSALMVSDKHPIDQFQESWGWKLTESQRQEFLENMLNIILLTFKTKKMR; encoded by the coding sequence GTGTGGTATTTTGAAGAAGATAACACAAGCCCAATAATCACCGGCAAAAAGCAGGCTCAATCAAATCATGGGAATATTAATCTTAAGCCCTTGCCAAAAACTGCCGTTCTTTTGTATATGAGGGGGTTAGAATCTATAAAAGAAAAGTATCAACTTGAACTAATTTCGAAAAAATTTCCTAGATTTTTAAATTCTTGCCCAATTTATAAAGTTCCAGAGAGTGAAGTCTGTTTATTAGATGGGGGACGTGGTGCCCCAATGGCAGTAGATACGATTGAAGTCCTCAAATCATATGGTGTTGAGAACATAATTTCAATAGGTTTAATGGGTTCAATAGTAGGGGGAGTTGATGTAGGTGATATTGTAATCCCAAGTAAGGCTTATGTAGAAGAAGGGGCATCATTACATTATTATAAAAAAATTGAATATAGCACACCAAATTTAGAATTATTAAATGTAATTTCTGAAAAAAGTCCTGACTCAATAGTAAGACCAATTATTACCACAGACTCAATATATAGGCAAACTTATTATAAAGAAAAGTTATGGAGAAACAAAGGTTGTGTAGGAATTGATATGGAAACGTCAGCTTTATTTTCAGTTGGAAGGTATTTAAGTATGAACGTTTGCTCAGCGTTAATGGTCTCTGATAAACATCCCATTGATCAATTTCAAGAAAGTTGGGGATGGAAATTAACTGAAAGTCAGCGACAAGAATTTTTAGAAAATATGCTTAATATTATATTGTTAACTTTTAAAACAAAAAAGATGAGGTAA